Proteins from one Desulfocurvus vexinensis DSM 17965 genomic window:
- a CDS encoding MarC family protein encodes MQQPALQAILEIAFPLFLIMDPIGNGVVCLTILKDFPARRQRAIILRELVFALAIIVLFMYLGEGLLGLLDIHQSTLRMAGGVILFIISMKMVFPQSEDALSDPHLKDPFIVPIAVPFVAGPSCLAAVMVYAHRDSQAVLLPAIGAAWAATLAFMLLAPALTRVLGAKGMRAMERLMGLVLILMSFQMLEDGVRLFIASL; translated from the coding sequence ATGCAGCAGCCCGCCCTCCAGGCCATCCTGGAAATCGCCTTCCCCCTGTTCCTGATCATGGACCCCATCGGCAACGGGGTCGTCTGCCTGACCATCCTCAAGGACTTCCCGGCCCGGCGCCAGCGGGCCATCATCCTGCGTGAGCTGGTCTTCGCCCTGGCCATCATCGTGCTCTTCATGTACCTGGGCGAGGGGCTGCTCGGGCTGCTCGACATCCACCAGTCCACCCTGCGCATGGCGGGCGGGGTGATCCTGTTCATCATCTCCATGAAGATGGTCTTCCCCCAGTCCGAAGACGCCCTGTCGGACCCGCACCTCAAGGACCCCTTCATCGTGCCCATCGCCGTGCCCTTCGTGGCCGGGCCGTCGTGCCTGGCGGCGGTGATGGTCTACGCCCACCGCGACAGCCAGGCCGTGCTGCTGCCGGCCATCGGCGCGGCCTGGGCCGCCACCCTGGCCTTCATGCTCCTGGCCCCGGCCCTGACGCGCGTGCTCGGCGCCAAGGGCATGCGCGCCATGGAGCGGCTCATGGGCCTGGTGCTCATCCTGATGTCCTTCCAGATGCTCGAAGACGGCGTGCGCCTGTTCATCGCCAGCCTGTAG
- a CDS encoding MFS transporter, giving the protein MNDARAARRRVHAWCLYDWANSAYVTTVAVAVLPAYFAAVVVPEAGVAVGGARLSAASLWGYLVSATALVVFVLAPPLGAVADHLGARRRFLAVFCTLGGLAATGLVVIGPGAVWLAMGLFFLAQVGFVGGNVFYDALLGHVAPPGRLDAVSGRGFAYGYVGGGLQFALALGLIAGHGTLGLDADLAARLAMASAGLWWLGFGLWAVRGMDEPPGTAAGAEPLGASLRRGVARMRGLWARARAVPGLVPFMLAFLFYNDGVQTTISMATIYGKTELGLSTTVLMLTLLMIQFVSVFGALAFSRLAGAVGTRAALMLSVALWAGVAVYAWRMQSATEYFILGGVVGLVMGGSQALSRSLYARLIPADRPAEFFGYFSVVNRLSAIAGPAVFAAVAQHTGSARGGILVLTAFFVLGLALLARVPAGREDAPKPQGA; this is encoded by the coding sequence ATGAACGACGCACGCGCCGCGCGGCGCCGGGTCCACGCCTGGTGCCTGTACGACTGGGCCAACTCGGCCTATGTGACCACCGTGGCCGTGGCGGTGCTGCCCGCGTATTTCGCTGCGGTGGTGGTGCCCGAGGCCGGGGTGGCCGTGGGCGGGGCGCGGCTGTCCGCCGCCAGCCTGTGGGGCTATCTGGTCAGCGCCACAGCCCTGGTGGTTTTCGTTCTGGCGCCGCCCCTGGGCGCCGTGGCCGACCACCTGGGGGCGCGCAGGCGGTTTCTGGCCGTGTTTTGCACCCTGGGCGGCCTGGCGGCCACGGGGCTCGTGGTCATCGGCCCGGGCGCGGTCTGGCTGGCCATGGGCCTGTTTTTCCTGGCCCAGGTGGGCTTTGTGGGCGGCAACGTGTTCTACGACGCGCTGCTGGGCCATGTGGCCCCGCCCGGGCGGCTGGACGCCGTGTCCGGCCGGGGGTTCGCCTACGGCTATGTGGGCGGCGGGCTCCAGTTCGCCCTGGCCCTGGGGCTCATCGCCGGGCACGGGACCCTGGGGCTGGACGCCGATCTGGCGGCGCGGCTGGCCATGGCTTCGGCGGGGCTGTGGTGGCTGGGTTTCGGGCTGTGGGCCGTGCGCGGCATGGACGAGCCGCCGGGCACGGCGGCAGGGGCCGAGCCCCTGGGGGCCTCGCTGCGCCGGGGCGTGGCGCGGATGCGCGGGCTGTGGGCCCGGGCCCGGGCCGTGCCGGGGCTGGTGCCGTTCATGCTGGCCTTTTTGTTCTACAACGACGGCGTGCAGACGACCATCAGCATGGCCACCATCTACGGCAAGACCGAGCTGGGCCTGTCCACCACCGTGCTCATGCTGACCCTGCTCATGATCCAGTTCGTGTCGGTGTTCGGGGCGCTGGCCTTCAGCCGGCTGGCCGGGGCCGTGGGCACGCGCGCGGCGCTGATGCTCTCGGTGGCCCTGTGGGCCGGGGTGGCGGTGTATGCGTGGCGGATGCAGTCGGCCACGGAGTATTTCATCCTCGGCGGCGTGGTCGGGCTGGTCATGGGCGGCTCCCAGGCCCTGTCGCGCTCGCTCTACGCCCGGCTCATCCCGGCGGACCGCCCGGCGGAGTTCTTCGGCTATTTTTCGGTGGTCAACCGCCTTTCGGCCATCGCCGGGCCCGCCGTGTTCGCCGCCGTGGCCCAGCATACGGGCTCGGCGCGCGGGGGCATCCTGGTACTCACGGCGTTTTTCGTCCTGGGCCTGGCGCTGCTTGCGCGCGTGCCCGCCGGGCGCGAGGACGCGCCCAAGCCCCAAGGAGCGTGA
- a CDS encoding carboxypeptidase M32 — protein MPPRESYDWLRAHAVETAHIGSALALLHWDQSTKMPPAGHTHRAAQVASLAGLLHERRTDPRVGEALAKAQAELLRDDPDSEWVANVREWERAYMRAVKIPAGLAVALARAAAEGETAWKRARPDGDWPAFLPYLEEIVRLRREEAEAVGYAGEPYDALLDEYEPGETAATLEPVLTGLRRELVPLLERIQGAPRQPDRSILTREYPLGCQRALCREAVAAIGFDFEAGRIDPTAHPFSTRIGPGDVRITTRYNERFFNEGFFGAIHEAGHALYSQGIPGAHFGTPCGVSVSLGVHESQSRLWENMVARSRGFWRHFLPRAVDRFECLRDVELDAFVLAVNDVRPSLIRVEADEVTYNLHVLMRFELELALLRGQLDPRDLPEAWNEASRALLGLTPPDLADGVMQDVHWSAGLLGYFPTYTLGNLYAAQLFEAAGRDLGGGPGAMEERFAAGDFAPLLGWLRANVHVHGSRYVPRELMRRATGAELGHEAFMGYLTAKYEALYGL, from the coding sequence ATGCCGCCCCGCGAATCGTACGACTGGCTGCGCGCCCACGCGGTGGAGACCGCGCACATCGGCTCCGCCCTGGCCCTGTTGCACTGGGACCAGTCCACCAAGATGCCCCCGGCGGGCCATACCCACCGCGCCGCGCAGGTGGCCAGCCTGGCCGGGCTGCTGCACGAGCGGCGCACCGACCCGCGCGTGGGCGAGGCCCTGGCCAAGGCCCAGGCCGAGCTGCTGCGCGACGACCCGGACAGCGAATGGGTCGCCAACGTCCGCGAATGGGAGCGGGCCTACATGCGCGCGGTGAAGATTCCCGCCGGGCTGGCCGTGGCCCTGGCCCGGGCCGCCGCCGAGGGCGAAACGGCCTGGAAGCGCGCCCGGCCGGACGGCGACTGGCCCGCCTTTTTGCCCTACCTGGAGGAGATCGTCCGCCTGCGACGCGAGGAGGCCGAGGCCGTGGGCTACGCGGGCGAGCCCTACGACGCCCTGCTGGACGAATACGAACCCGGCGAGACCGCCGCGACCCTGGAGCCCGTGCTCACCGGGCTGCGCCGCGAGCTGGTGCCCCTGCTGGAGCGCATCCAGGGCGCCCCGCGCCAGCCCGACCGCTCCATCCTGACCCGCGAGTACCCCCTGGGCTGCCAGCGCGCCCTGTGCCGCGAGGCCGTGGCGGCCATCGGCTTCGACTTCGAGGCCGGGCGCATCGACCCCACGGCGCACCCCTTTTCCACGCGCATCGGCCCCGGCGATGTGCGCATCACCACCCGCTACAACGAGCGCTTCTTCAACGAGGGCTTCTTCGGAGCCATCCACGAGGCCGGGCACGCCCTGTACAGCCAGGGCATCCCCGGCGCGCACTTCGGCACGCCCTGCGGCGTATCGGTATCCCTGGGGGTCCACGAATCGCAGTCGCGGCTGTGGGAGAACATGGTCGCCCGCTCGCGGGGCTTCTGGCGCCACTTCCTGCCCCGGGCCGTGGACCGCTTCGAGTGCCTGCGCGATGTGGAGCTGGACGCCTTCGTGCTGGCGGTCAACGACGTGCGGCCCAGCCTGATCCGCGTGGAGGCCGACGAGGTGACCTACAACCTGCATGTGCTCATGCGCTTCGAGCTGGAGCTGGCGCTTTTGCGCGGCCAGCTCGACCCGCGCGACTTGCCCGAGGCCTGGAACGAGGCCTCACGCGCCCTCTTGGGCCTGACCCCGCCGGACCTGGCCGACGGGGTGATGCAGGACGTGCACTGGTCCGCCGGGCTGCTGGGCTATTTCCCCACCTACACCCTGGGCAACCTCTACGCGGCGCAGCTCTTCGAGGCCGCCGGGCGCGACCTGGGCGGCGGGCCCGGGGCCATGGAGGAGCGCTTCGCCGCCGGGGACTTCGCGCCCCTGCTGGGCTGGCTGCGCGCCAACGTCCACGTCCACGGCAGCCGCTACGTGCCGCGCGAGCTGATGCGCCGGGCCACCGGCGCCGAGCTGGGCCACGAGGCCTTCATGGGCTACCTCACGGCCAAGTACGAAGCCCTCTACGGCCTGTAG
- a CDS encoding HprK-related kinase B → MPPDSFGAPACVGQLAESVRAALPAEHALFLALGDCVVEVRTSQLELQSALAGYFDEFLCPPPAPGAADILVTAHEAPAPELGLALTDKAPDPGKEKIKEQWADLPDGRVVRKRLTGMVFAFGGGTNVALGPCLANPNQVVNFINNRFIERKLDQGCLLGHAAGVALGGRGLALAGFSGMGKSTLALHLMSRGTDFVSNDRVLAQEGADGGLTMFGVAKHPRINPGTALANADLAGIVAPEDRARFLALPEAELWSLEHKYDALIGQCFGAGRFRLQAPMDALVLLNWRRGGGPLRAHRVAPALRTDLLPAFMKATGLFYRPADPARPQDPPLAAYVRALSRCAVIELAGGVDFEAGATVCWNFLHTGQTPGAGRGA, encoded by the coding sequence ATGCCCCCGGATTCTTTCGGCGCCCCCGCTTGCGTCGGCCAGTTGGCCGAATCCGTGCGCGCGGCCCTGCCTGCCGAGCACGCCCTGTTCCTGGCCCTGGGCGACTGCGTGGTGGAGGTGCGCACCAGCCAGCTGGAGCTGCAAAGCGCCCTGGCCGGATATTTCGACGAATTCCTGTGCCCGCCCCCGGCCCCCGGGGCGGCGGACATCCTGGTCACCGCCCACGAGGCCCCCGCGCCGGAGCTGGGCCTGGCCCTGACCGACAAGGCCCCCGACCCCGGCAAGGAGAAGATCAAGGAGCAGTGGGCCGACCTGCCCGACGGACGCGTGGTGCGCAAGCGGCTCACGGGCATGGTCTTCGCCTTCGGCGGCGGAACCAACGTGGCCCTGGGCCCCTGCCTGGCCAACCCCAACCAGGTGGTCAACTTCATCAACAACCGCTTCATCGAGCGCAAGCTCGACCAGGGCTGCCTGCTGGGCCACGCCGCCGGGGTGGCCCTGGGCGGGCGCGGCCTGGCCCTGGCCGGGTTCTCGGGCATGGGCAAGTCCACCCTGGCCCTGCACCTCATGTCGCGCGGCACGGATTTCGTGTCCAACGACCGCGTGCTGGCCCAGGAGGGCGCCGACGGCGGCCTGACCATGTTCGGCGTGGCCAAGCACCCGCGCATCAACCCCGGCACGGCCCTGGCCAATGCGGACCTCGCGGGCATCGTCGCCCCCGAGGACCGCGCGCGCTTCCTGGCCCTGCCCGAGGCCGAGCTGTGGAGCCTGGAGCACAAGTACGACGCGCTCATCGGCCAGTGCTTCGGAGCCGGGCGCTTCCGGCTCCAGGCGCCCATGGACGCCCTGGTGCTGCTCAACTGGCGGCGCGGCGGCGGGCCGCTGCGCGCCCACCGGGTGGCCCCCGCCCTGCGCACCGACCTTTTGCCCGCGTTCATGAAGGCCACGGGCCTGTTCTACCGCCCCGCCGACCCCGCCCGGCCCCAGGACCCGCCCCTGGCCGCCTACGTGCGCGCCCTGTCGCGCTGCGCGGTCATCGAACTGGCGGGCGGGGTGGACTTCGAGGCCGGGGCCACGGTATGCTGGAACTTCCTGCACACCGGCCAGACCCCCGGCGCGGGCCGGGGGGCCTGA
- a CDS encoding PhoU domain-containing protein — protein sequence MPTLESLEENFRFLTIEAVNLVQATLSFLAEPSRALLERIISRDDYVDNLKNVIENKCFSKIHGEADLSGRMVDTIRSVQIMCVNLERIADFCVNITRQVEHFTDPKFLHRYDYQAMFAIIADGLARIAPTRRAADLGGALEICKTEHELDALYKQNFDRIMAELSRGGEPRNLITALFIFRYLERVGDSLLNIGEALIFSILGERIKIEQFEALRQTLDKGGFTGSVDDIDFKSIWGSRSGCRIGRVGSRPPGSEDVASGSLYKEGNIKKIRREKENIERWARVFPGIGPRIFSFHEDGDHGSLLVEFLPGCTLDEVILSPNRELATNALFVLTATLHEIWAQTLTPRPGPTRFMAQLEERLGSVLQVHPDFERAERSLGLARVAPTAELIARCKVLEAELPAPASMLIHGDFNTNNVVYDHERQQVHFIDLYRSTEGDYVQDVAVFLISNFRVPLLGRQERDRINWVIAQFLDFACGFAEEIGDATFHARLALGLARSLYTSTRFELHPKFSKEMYLRAHFLMEKTLAHQGAPWETFRLPEGVLYY from the coding sequence ATGCCGACACTCGAAAGCCTGGAAGAAAACTTCCGCTTTTTGACCATCGAGGCCGTCAACCTCGTGCAGGCCACGCTGTCGTTCCTGGCCGAGCCCTCGCGCGCGCTCCTTGAGCGCATCATCTCGCGCGACGACTACGTGGACAACCTGAAGAACGTCATCGAGAACAAGTGCTTCTCCAAGATCCACGGCGAGGCGGACCTCTCCGGGCGCATGGTGGACACCATCCGCTCGGTGCAGATCATGTGCGTCAACCTGGAGCGCATCGCCGATTTCTGCGTGAACATCACCCGCCAGGTGGAGCACTTCACGGACCCGAAGTTCCTGCACCGCTACGACTACCAGGCCATGTTCGCCATCATCGCCGACGGCCTGGCGCGCATCGCGCCCACCCGCCGCGCGGCGGACCTGGGCGGGGCCCTGGAAATCTGCAAGACCGAGCATGAGCTCGACGCGCTCTACAAGCAGAACTTCGACCGCATCATGGCCGAGCTGTCGCGCGGGGGCGAGCCGCGCAACCTGATCACCGCGCTGTTCATCTTCCGCTACCTGGAGCGCGTGGGCGACTCGCTGCTCAACATCGGCGAGGCGCTGATCTTCTCCATCCTGGGCGAGCGCATCAAGATCGAGCAGTTCGAGGCCCTGCGCCAGACCCTGGACAAGGGCGGCTTCACCGGCTCGGTGGACGACATCGACTTCAAGTCCATCTGGGGCTCGCGCTCGGGCTGCCGCATCGGGCGCGTAGGCTCGCGCCCGCCCGGCAGCGAGGACGTGGCCTCCGGCAGCCTCTACAAGGAAGGCAACATCAAGAAGATCCGCCGCGAGAAGGAAAACATCGAGCGCTGGGCCAGGGTCTTCCCGGGCATCGGCCCGCGCATCTTCAGCTTCCACGAGGACGGCGACCACGGCTCACTGCTGGTGGAGTTCCTGCCCGGCTGCACCCTGGACGAGGTCATCCTCTCGCCCAACCGGGAGCTGGCCACCAACGCCCTGTTCGTGCTCACGGCCACCCTGCACGAAATCTGGGCCCAGACCCTGACCCCCCGGCCCGGCCCCACGCGCTTCATGGCCCAGCTCGAAGAGCGCCTGGGCTCCGTGCTCCAGGTCCACCCCGACTTCGAGCGCGCCGAACGCAGCCTGGGCCTGGCGCGCGTCGCCCCCACCGCCGAACTCATCGCCCGCTGCAAGGTCCTGGAGGCGGAGCTGCCCGCGCCCGCGTCCATGCTCATCCACGGCGACTTCAACACCAACAACGTGGTCTACGACCACGAGCGCCAGCAGGTCCATTTCATCGACCTGTACCGCTCCACCGAGGGCGACTACGTGCAGGACGTGGCCGTGTTCCTCATCTCCAACTTCCGCGTGCCGCTGCTGGGCCGCCAGGAGCGCGACCGCATCAACTGGGTCATCGCCCAGTTCCTGGACTTCGCCTGCGGCTTCGCCGAAGAGATCGGCGACGCGACCTTCCACGCGCGCCTGGCCCTGGGCCTGGCGCGCTCGCTGTACACCTCCACACGCTTCGAGCTGCACCCCAAGTTTTCCAAGGAGATGTACCTGCGCGCGCACTTCCTCATGGAAAAAACCCTGGCCCACCAGGGCGCGCCCTGGGAAACCTTCCGCCTGCCCGAAGGCGTCCTGTACTACTAA
- a CDS encoding GAK system ATP-grasp enzyme yields the protein MKRIGVIGTTGGWSSELLADTVAEVTGGPRLLVDMSRVRLDLPGGSAWFDGTDLATLDGLLVKKIGARYSPDLLDRLEVLRFLAARGLPVFSDPMAIMRVLDRLSCTVTLQLQGIPMPPTTITEDVDQALEALEMYGQAVFKPLYTSKARGMTVVSRGPQARAAVAAYAAENPIMYIQKTVELDDRDLGVVFLGGEYLTTYARCKTNGAWNTTTESGGKYAPFEPGAEIIELARRAQAPFGLDFTCVDVAITAQGPCVFEVSAFGGFRGIQETSGLDAARLYARYALERIAS from the coding sequence ATGAAACGCATCGGCGTCATCGGGACCACCGGCGGCTGGTCCTCGGAACTGCTGGCCGACACGGTGGCCGAAGTCACCGGCGGGCCGCGCCTGCTGGTGGACATGTCCCGCGTCCGCCTGGACCTGCCCGGCGGCTCGGCCTGGTTCGACGGCACGGACCTGGCCACCCTGGACGGGCTCCTCGTCAAAAAGATCGGCGCGCGCTACTCGCCGGACCTGCTGGACCGCCTGGAGGTGCTGCGCTTCCTGGCCGCACGCGGGCTGCCCGTGTTCTCGGACCCCATGGCCATCATGCGCGTGCTCGACCGGCTCTCGTGCACCGTGACCCTCCAGCTCCAGGGCATCCCCATGCCGCCCACGACCATCACCGAGGACGTGGACCAGGCCCTGGAAGCGCTTGAGATGTACGGCCAAGCCGTGTTCAAGCCGCTGTACACCTCCAAGGCCCGGGGCATGACCGTGGTTTCCCGGGGCCCGCAGGCCCGGGCCGCCGTGGCCGCCTACGCCGCCGAGAACCCCATCATGTACATCCAGAAGACCGTGGAGCTGGACGACCGCGACCTGGGCGTGGTCTTTCTGGGCGGCGAGTACCTGACCACCTACGCCCGCTGCAAGACCAACGGCGCCTGGAACACCACCACCGAATCGGGCGGCAAATACGCGCCCTTCGAGCCCGGGGCGGAGATCATCGAGCTGGCCCGGCGGGCCCAGGCGCCCTTCGGGCTGGACTTCACCTGCGTGGACGTGGCCATCACCGCCCAGGGGCCCTGCGTGTTCGAGGTTTCGGCCTTCGGCGGGTTCCGGGGCATCCAGGAAACCAGCGGCCTGGATGCCGCCCGGCTCTACGCCCGCTACGCCCTGGAAAGGATCGCGTCATGA
- a CDS encoding GAK system CofD-like protein — protein sequence MVQVRITREARVPDPLRLRRHERSPELGPRVLFFSGGSALRGLSQRIIRYTHNSIHLITPFDSGGSSATLRQAFGMPAIGDIRNRLMALSDQSLRGNPEVVALFAHRFAKDAPARELREAMQTMARGRHPLVSAIPDPMRKIVRHHLRVFTEWMPPAFDLTGASIGNLVLTAGYLEHRRHLDPVIYIFSKLAEVRGTVRPVVNRSLHLCAELDDGTTVLGQHLITGKQTAPLASPVRTLRLVRSAADTEAVRVPIRDKVRQLIASAELICFPVGSFWTSLVATLLPQGVGAAVAANPCPKVFIPNLGHDPEAPGLTVADQLRVLLTTLTRDAPGAGLPVNFVLVDQKNGKYPGPLDKRAIQAKGAEIIDCPLVTPDSAPLLDPELLARALLSLT from the coding sequence ATGGTCCAGGTCCGCATCACCAGGGAGGCGCGCGTGCCCGACCCGCTGCGCCTGCGCCGCCACGAACGCAGCCCCGAGCTGGGGCCGCGCGTGCTCTTCTTCAGCGGCGGCTCGGCCCTGCGCGGGCTCTCGCAGCGGATCATCCGCTACACGCACAACTCCATCCACCTCATCACGCCCTTCGACTCGGGCGGCAGCTCGGCCACCCTGCGCCAGGCCTTCGGCATGCCCGCCATCGGCGACATCCGCAACCGGCTTATGGCCCTGTCGGACCAGAGCCTGCGCGGCAACCCCGAGGTGGTGGCCCTGTTCGCCCACCGCTTCGCCAAGGACGCCCCGGCCCGGGAACTGCGCGAGGCCATGCAGACCATGGCCCGGGGCAGGCACCCCCTGGTCTCGGCCATCCCCGACCCCATGCGCAAGATCGTGCGCCACCACCTGCGGGTGTTCACCGAATGGATGCCCCCGGCCTTCGACCTGACCGGGGCCAGCATCGGCAACCTGGTGCTCACGGCGGGCTACCTGGAGCACCGCAGGCACCTGGACCCGGTGATCTACATCTTCTCCAAGCTGGCCGAGGTACGCGGCACGGTGCGCCCGGTGGTCAACCGCAGCCTGCACCTGTGCGCCGAGCTGGACGACGGCACCACCGTGCTCGGCCAGCACCTGATCACCGGCAAGCAGACCGCGCCGCTGGCCTCGCCCGTGCGCACCCTGCGCCTGGTGCGCAGCGCGGCGGACACCGAGGCCGTGCGCGTGCCCATCCGCGACAAGGTCCGCCAGCTCATCGCCTCGGCGGAGCTGATCTGCTTTCCCGTGGGCAGCTTCTGGACCAGCCTGGTGGCCACGCTGCTGCCCCAGGGCGTGGGCGCCGCCGTGGCAGCCAACCCCTGCCCCAAGGTCTTCATCCCCAACCTGGGCCACGACCCCGAGGCCCCGGGCCTCACGGTGGCCGACCAGCTGCGCGTGCTGCTGACGACCCTGACCCGCGACGCCCCCGGCGCCGGGCTGCCCGTGAACTTCGTGCTCGTGGACCAGAAAAACGGCAAGTACCCCGGCCCGCTGGACAAGCGGGCCATCCAGGCCAAGGGGGCCGAAATCATCGACTGCCCCCTGGTCACCCCGGACAGCGCGCCGCTTCTGGACCCGGAACTCCTGGCCCGGGCGCTGCTGTCCCTCACCTGA
- a CDS encoding GAK system XXXCH domain-containing protein produces MSSKSVKFERVLSDAELGPALQALLTLMAAPAPAPDPAQQPAQEPAQEPAQTQGGAQGQAPAAPALLTAADVCKIKFTVKREFGEVQAKLKVEPMRPGCPCDPEAGCVTAANEPEKYSRLKKRMKQSFKAIRSSLEAGRAPAAEAVASFLADSDVMVCYPGHGDEFYLDYSRACRELARAWEAGDLAAMAGAAEALEARKNECHDRYK; encoded by the coding sequence ATGAGCAGCAAGTCCGTCAAGTTCGAGCGCGTCCTTTCCGACGCGGAGCTGGGCCCGGCGCTCCAGGCCCTGCTTACGCTCATGGCCGCCCCGGCGCCCGCCCCGGACCCCGCGCAGCAGCCCGCCCAGGAGCCCGCCCAGGAGCCCGCACAAACGCAGGGCGGCGCCCAGGGCCAAGCCCCCGCCGCCCCCGCCCTGCTCACGGCGGCGGATGTGTGCAAGATCAAGTTCACGGTCAAGCGCGAGTTCGGCGAAGTGCAGGCCAAGCTGAAGGTCGAGCCCATGCGCCCGGGCTGCCCCTGCGATCCCGAGGCCGGATGCGTGACCGCCGCCAATGAGCCCGAGAAGTACTCGCGCCTGAAAAAGCGCATGAAGCAATCCTTCAAGGCCATCCGCTCCAGCCTGGAGGCCGGGCGCGCGCCCGCCGCCGAAGCCGTGGCCTCCTTCCTGGCCGACTCCGACGTCATGGTCTGCTACCCCGGCCACGGCGACGAGTTCTACCTCGACTACTCCCGCGCCTGCCGCGAGCTGGCCCGGGCCTGGGAGGCGGGCGACCTGGCGGCCATGGCTGGCGCCGCCGAGGCCCTGGAAGCGCGCAAGAACGAGTGCCACGACAGGTACAAATAG
- a CDS encoding amphi-Trp domain-containing protein, producing the protein MKFFFESIQDPKSIRDYLQSLVEGIEKGRIVLSTNGDELTLTPPDLLKFTLKAKRKAPTSKLVLKLAWKDEPKAAIRSDDSMDIRS; encoded by the coding sequence ATAAAGTTTTTCTTCGAGTCCATCCAGGACCCCAAGTCCATCCGCGACTACCTGCAATCGCTCGTCGAGGGCATCGAGAAGGGACGCATCGTGCTGTCCACCAACGGCGACGAGCTGACCCTGACCCCGCCGGACCTGCTCAAGTTCACCCTCAAGGCCAAGCGCAAGGCGCCCACCAGCAAGCTGGTGCTCAAGCTGGCCTGGAAGGACGAGCCCAAGGCCGCCATCCGCTCCGACGACAGCATGGACATCCGCTCCTGA
- a CDS encoding amphi-Trp domain-containing protein, which yields MEKDKISLEQTMALEDAIAYLEDLADGFRAGKVIVAQGDTSLELVPADSVEVEVEARVKKGKAKFSLELEWRTPMEPGEQVVITPVETDLPASEAPKAEAKPAEAKAPEAPKAPAKDAAAPKDAPKDAKPAPAKPGK from the coding sequence ATGGAAAAGGACAAGATCTCCCTGGAGCAGACCATGGCCCTGGAAGACGCCATCGCCTACCTGGAGGACCTCGCCGACGGCTTCCGGGCGGGCAAGGTCATCGTGGCCCAGGGTGACACCAGCCTGGAGCTGGTGCCCGCCGACAGCGTGGAGGTGGAGGTGGAGGCCCGCGTGAAGAAGGGCAAGGCCAAGTTCAGCCTGGAGCTGGAGTGGCGCACGCCCATGGAGCCCGGCGAGCAGGTGGTCATCACCCCCGTGGAGACCGACCTGCCCGCGTCCGAGGCCCCCAAGGCCGAGGCCAAGCCCGCCGAGGCCAAGGCGCCCGAGGCGCCCAAGGCCCCGGCCAAGGATGCCGCCGCGCCCAAGGACGCGCCCAAGGACGCCAAGCCCGCCCCGGCCAAGCCCGGCAAGTAG
- a CDS encoding sensor domain-containing diguanylate cyclase: MRTCYATAMEDEILDAAGIDLYALERVLTVERYAWLSLSLDMAAVLTTDGQFEDCNVQWERVTGHAPQDLTGTYLIEHIHFDDRERALAQMQRLITSDIGSASLFFRFACADGDYRRLNWNVVFSPDHDSYFCMVKDASGMSGSDALAYRDALTGLANRMALEDTLPAMVTQTCSLGVSVALLFMDLDGFKAVNDTFGHRAGDALLVQAAARMERCVGDAGTVYRLGGDEFVAVLSGCTASRDDVVAVAAELVAALRQEYPLGQDLVRTGVSVGIALAPEHGEEPTALLDKADQAMYRVKGAGKNGFAFHGADEVHTS; the protein is encoded by the coding sequence GTGCGAACGTGTTACGCCACGGCCATGGAAGACGAAATCCTCGACGCAGCAGGCATCGACCTCTACGCCCTGGAACGCGTGCTCACCGTGGAGCGCTACGCGTGGCTTTCCCTGTCGCTGGACATGGCCGCCGTGCTGACCACCGACGGGCAGTTCGAGGATTGCAACGTCCAGTGGGAGCGCGTCACGGGCCACGCGCCGCAGGACCTGACCGGCACCTACCTCATCGAGCACATCCATTTCGACGACCGCGAGCGGGCCCTGGCCCAGATGCAGCGGCTCATCACCTCGGACATCGGCTCGGCCTCGCTGTTCTTCCGCTTCGCCTGCGCCGACGGCGACTACCGGCGGCTGAACTGGAACGTGGTCTTCTCGCCGGACCACGACAGCTATTTCTGCATGGTCAAGGACGCCTCGGGCATGAGCGGCAGCGACGCCCTGGCCTACCGCGACGCCCTGACCGGCCTGGCCAACCGCATGGCCCTGGAAGACACCCTGCCCGCCATGGTCACCCAGACGTGCAGCCTGGGCGTGAGCGTGGCCCTGCTGTTCATGGACCTGGACGGCTTCAAGGCCGTGAACGACACCTTCGGCCACCGCGCGGGCGACGCGCTGCTGGTGCAGGCCGCCGCGCGCATGGAGCGCTGCGTGGGCGACGCGGGCACCGTGTACCGCCTGGGCGGCGACGAGTTCGTGGCCGTGCTCTCGGGCTGCACCGCCAGCCGCGACGACGTGGTGGCCGTCGCCGCCGAGCTGGTGGCCGCCCTGCGCCAGGAGTATCCCCTGGGCCAGGATCTGGTGCGCACCGGGGTCAGCGTGGGCATCGCCCTGGCCCCGGAGCACGGCGAGGAGCCCACGGCCCTGCTGGACAAGGCCGACCAGGCCATGTACCGCGTCAAGGGCGCGGGCAAGAACGGCTTCGCCTTCCACGGAGCGGACGAAGTCCACACCTCCTGA